The following coding sequences lie in one Pseudomonas sp. B33.4 genomic window:
- a CDS encoding LysR substrate-binding domain-containing protein has protein sequence MSRRLPPLYALRAFEAAARHSSFTRAAEELSITQSAVSRHIRTLEDHFACRLFHRSGRNLQLTEAARLLLPGIREGFTALERACNTLRAEDDILRMKAPSTLTMRWLLARLSRFRHLQPGNEVQLTSAWMDVDSVDFNDEPFDCAVLLSDGHFPPDWEASLLFPEELIPVGAPNLLNDQPWDLARLASTELLHPTPDRRDWRSWLEHMGLSDQVSLKGGQVFDTLELGMIAAARGYGVSMGDLLMVAEDVAQGRLSLPWPTAVASGLNYYLVWPKTRPGGERLRRLSDFLQGEVRAMELPAVARLS, from the coding sequence ATGTCTCGTCGTCTTCCTCCCTTGTATGCCCTGCGCGCATTTGAAGCAGCGGCACGGCACAGTTCGTTCACCCGTGCGGCGGAAGAGTTGTCGATCACCCAGAGCGCAGTCAGTCGGCATATTCGAACCCTGGAAGATCATTTCGCTTGCCGGCTATTCCACCGCAGTGGTCGCAACCTGCAACTGACCGAGGCCGCTCGCCTGCTGTTGCCCGGCATCCGCGAAGGCTTCACGGCGCTGGAGCGGGCCTGCAATACCTTGCGCGCCGAAGACGACATTCTGCGTATGAAGGCGCCGTCGACCCTGACCATGCGCTGGCTGCTGGCACGGCTCAGTCGCTTCCGTCACTTGCAGCCGGGCAACGAAGTGCAACTGACCAGCGCCTGGATGGATGTGGATTCGGTGGACTTTAACGATGAGCCGTTCGATTGCGCTGTGCTGCTGAGTGACGGGCATTTTCCGCCGGATTGGGAGGCCAGCCTGTTATTTCCTGAGGAACTGATCCCGGTGGGTGCGCCGAACCTGCTGAATGATCAGCCGTGGGATCTGGCCCGGCTGGCGTCCACCGAATTGCTCCATCCGACCCCGGATCGTCGTGACTGGCGCAGTTGGCTGGAGCACATGGGACTGTCCGATCAGGTTTCACTCAAGGGCGGACAGGTGTTCGATACCCTCGAGTTAGGGATGATCGCAGCGGCGCGCGGTTATGGTGTGTCGATGGGCGACCTGTTGATGGTCGCCGAAGATGTGGCGCAGGGACGACTGAGCCTGCCGTGGCCGACGGCGGTCGCCAGCGGACTGAATTATTACCTGGTGTGGCCAAAGACCCGTCCGGGAGGTGAACGTTTGCGCCGCCTCAGCGACTTCCTGCAAGGCGAAGTCCGCGCCATGGAACTGCCGGCGGTTGCGCGCTTGAGCTGA
- the rep gene encoding DNA helicase Rep, with protein MSRLNPRQQEAVNYVGGPLLVLAGAGSGKTSVITRKIAHLIQNCGIRAQYIVAMTFTNKAAREMKERVGTLLRAGEGRGLTVCTFHNLGLNIIRKEHARLGYKPGFSIFDETDVKALMTDIMQKEYAGEDGVDEIKNMIGAWKNDLILPPQALENARNPKEQTAAIVYTHYQRTLKAFNAVDFDDLILLPVKLFEEHADILEKWQNKVRYLLVDEYQDTNASQYLLVKMLIGKRNQFTVVGDDDQSIYAWRGARPENLMLLKDDYPSLKVVMLEQNYRSTSRILRCANVLISNNPHEFEKQLWSEMGHGDEIRVIRCRNEDAEAERVAMEILSLHLRTDRPYSDFAILYRGNYQAKLIELKLQHHQVPYRLSGGNSFFGRQEVKDLMAYFRLIVNPDDDNAFLRVINVPRREIGSTTLEKLGNYATERKISMYAATDEIGLGEHLDSRFTDRLGRFKRFMDKVREQCAGEDPISALRSMVMDIDYENWLRTNSSSDKAADYRMSNVWFLIEALKNTLEKDEEGEMTVEDAIGKLVLRDMLERQQEEEDGAEGVQMMTLHASKGLEFPYVFIMGMEEEILPHRSSIEADTIEEERRLAYVGITRARQTLAFTFAAKRKQYGEIIDCAPSRFLDELPPDDLAWEGNDDTPTEVKVVRGNSALADIRAMLKR; from the coding sequence ATGTCCCGACTCAATCCCCGGCAGCAAGAAGCCGTGAACTACGTCGGCGGCCCTCTATTGGTGCTCGCCGGTGCTGGCTCCGGCAAGACCAGCGTGATCACGCGCAAAATTGCGCACCTGATCCAGAACTGCGGCATTCGCGCCCAGTACATCGTCGCCATGACCTTTACCAACAAGGCCGCGCGCGAGATGAAAGAGCGGGTCGGCACCCTGCTGCGCGCCGGCGAAGGGCGCGGTCTGACGGTCTGCACGTTCCACAACCTCGGGCTGAACATCATCCGCAAGGAACACGCGCGGCTGGGCTACAAACCCGGTTTCTCGATCTTTGACGAGACCGACGTCAAAGCCTTGATGACCGACATCATGCAGAAGGAATACGCGGGCGAAGACGGCGTCGACGAGATCAAGAACATGATCGGCGCCTGGAAAAACGACCTGATCCTGCCGCCTCAGGCGCTGGAGAACGCGCGCAATCCCAAGGAACAGACCGCCGCGATCGTCTACACCCACTATCAGCGCACGCTCAAAGCGTTCAACGCGGTGGACTTCGACGACTTGATCCTGCTGCCGGTAAAACTCTTCGAAGAACACGCCGACATCCTCGAAAAGTGGCAGAACAAGGTGCGCTACCTGCTCGTCGACGAATACCAGGACACCAACGCCAGCCAATACTTGCTGGTAAAAATGCTCATCGGCAAGCGCAACCAGTTCACCGTGGTAGGCGACGACGACCAGTCGATCTACGCCTGGCGCGGCGCGCGGCCGGAAAACCTGATGCTGCTCAAGGACGACTATCCATCGCTGAAAGTGGTGATGCTCGAACAGAACTACCGTTCGACGAGTCGCATCCTGCGTTGCGCCAACGTGCTGATCTCGAACAACCCGCACGAATTCGAAAAGCAGTTGTGGAGTGAGATGGGCCACGGCGACGAAATCCGTGTGATCCGCTGCCGCAACGAGGACGCCGAAGCCGAGCGCGTGGCCATGGAGATCCTCAGCCTGCACTTGCGCACCGACCGCCCGTACAGCGATTTTGCGATTCTTTATCGCGGTAACTATCAGGCCAAACTGATTGAGCTGAAGTTGCAGCACCATCAGGTGCCGTACCGTTTGAGCGGCGGTAACAGCTTCTTCGGCCGTCAGGAAGTGAAAGACCTGATGGCCTACTTCCGCCTGATCGTGAACCCGGATGACGACAACGCCTTCCTGCGCGTGATCAACGTGCCGCGCCGCGAAATCGGCTCGACCACCCTGGAAAAACTCGGCAACTACGCCACCGAGCGAAAAATCTCGATGTACGCCGCCACCGACGAAATCGGTCTGGGCGAGCATCTCGACAGCCGCTTCACCGATCGCTTGGGCCGCTTCAAGCGCTTCATGGACAAGGTCCGCGAGCAGTGCGCCGGTGAAGATCCGATCTCGGCACTGCGCAGCATGGTCATGGACATCGACTACGAGAACTGGCTGCGCACCAACAGCTCCAGCGACAAGGCTGCGGACTACCGGATGAGCAACGTCTGGTTCCTGATCGAGGCGTTGAAAAACACCCTCGAGAAGGACGAAGAAGGCGAAATGACCGTCGAGGATGCGATCGGCAAACTGGTCCTGCGCGACATGCTCGAACGTCAGCAGGAAGAGGAAGACGGCGCCGAAGGCGTGCAGATGATGACGCTGCATGCGTCCAAGGGCCTGGAATTCCCTTACGTGTTCATCATGGGCATGGAAGAGGAAATCCTCCCGCACCGCTCCAGCATCGAAGCCGACACCATCGAAGAAGAACGCCGCCTGGCCTACGTGGGCATCACCCGCGCGCGCCAGACCCTGGCTTTCACCTTCGCCGCCAAGCGCAAGCAGTACGGCGAAATCATCGACTGCGCGCCGAGCCGCTTCCTCGATGAGCTGCCACCGGACGATCTGGCGTGGGAAGGCAACGACGACACCCCGACCGAAGTCAAAGTCGTGCGCGGCAATAGCGCATTGGCTGATATACGCGCGATGTTAAAGCGCTAG
- a CDS encoding NorM family multidrug efflux MATE transporter, with amino-acid sequence MQHPVRTELWAILRLAGPLIASQLAHMLMVLTDTLMMARLSPEALAGGGLGAASYSFVSIFCIGVIAAVGTLVAIRKGAGDIIGAARLTQAGLWLAWLMALGAGLLLWNLKPVLLLFGQTETNVNAAGQFLIALPFALPGYLSFMALRGFTSAIGRATPVMVISLAGTVANFLLNYALITGMFGLPKMGLTGIGLVTAIVANCMALALAWHIRRHPAYDAYPLRAGLSRPNRQYLKELWRLGLPIGGTYAVEVGLFAFAALCMGTMGSTQLGAHQIALQIVSVAFMVPAGMSYAITMRVGQHYGAGQLSDARMSGRVGIVFGAVVMLGFAMVFWLLPNQLVGLFLDHNDPAFAEVIRLAVSLLAVAAWFELFDGTQTIAMGCIRGLKDAKTTFLVGLGCYWLIGAPAAWWMAFHLNWGPTGVWWGLALGLACAAVSLTLAFEWKMKRMIRLEPVSPRFEAVRAD; translated from the coding sequence ATGCAGCATCCTGTGCGTACCGAACTCTGGGCCATTCTGCGGCTGGCAGGGCCGTTGATCGCTTCACAGTTGGCGCACATGCTGATGGTGCTGACCGACACTCTGATGATGGCGCGCCTCAGTCCGGAAGCGTTGGCCGGTGGCGGTCTCGGAGCGGCGAGTTATTCATTTGTGTCGATTTTCTGCATTGGCGTGATTGCGGCTGTCGGCACGCTGGTGGCGATTCGCAAAGGCGCCGGCGACATCATTGGCGCCGCACGGCTGACTCAGGCTGGCCTGTGGCTGGCGTGGCTGATGGCACTGGGCGCCGGCTTGCTGCTGTGGAACCTGAAACCGGTGTTGCTGCTGTTCGGCCAGACCGAAACCAACGTCAACGCTGCCGGGCAATTTCTGATCGCCCTGCCCTTCGCCCTGCCCGGCTACTTGAGCTTCATGGCCCTGCGCGGTTTTACCAGCGCGATTGGCCGGGCGACACCGGTGATGGTTATCAGTCTGGCCGGCACGGTGGCCAACTTCCTGCTCAATTACGCGCTGATCACCGGCATGTTCGGCCTGCCGAAAATGGGTCTGACCGGGATCGGCCTGGTCACGGCCATTGTCGCCAACTGCATGGCGTTGGCATTGGCCTGGCACATCCGTCGGCATCCGGCTTATGACGCTTACCCTTTGCGTGCGGGCCTGTCGCGACCGAACCGGCAGTACCTGAAAGAGCTGTGGCGCCTCGGCCTGCCAATCGGCGGCACCTACGCGGTGGAAGTCGGTCTGTTCGCATTTGCGGCGTTGTGCATGGGCACCATGGGCAGCACGCAACTGGGCGCGCATCAGATCGCCCTGCAGATTGTTTCGGTGGCGTTCATGGTGCCGGCGGGCATGTCATATGCGATCACCATGCGCGTCGGCCAGCATTACGGCGCGGGGCAATTGAGCGATGCGCGGATGTCCGGGCGGGTCGGGATCGTCTTTGGCGCGGTGGTCATGCTGGGGTTTGCGATGGTGTTCTGGTTGCTGCCAAATCAGTTGGTCGGGTTGTTTCTCGATCACAACGATCCGGCCTTTGCCGAGGTGATTCGTCTGGCGGTGAGCCTGTTGGCGGTGGCGGCGTGGTTCGAGTTGTTCGACGGCACGCAGACGATTGCCATGGGCTGCATTCGTGGGCTCAAGGATGCGAAGACCACGTTTCTGGTCGGGCTCGGCTGTTATTGGCTGATCGGCGCGCCGGCGGCGTGGTGGATGGCGTTCCATTTGAACTGGGGGCCGACGGGCGTCTGGTGGGGCTTGGCGCTGGGTTTGGCGTGCGCGGCGGTAAGTTTGACGCTGGCGTTTGAGTGGAAGATGAAGCGGATGATTCGGCTGGAGCCTGTGTCACCGAGGTTCGAGGCTGTTCGCGCGGATTAA
- a CDS encoding bifunctional diguanylate cyclase/phosphodiesterase has protein sequence MSTPVEPLRLLLLAEEPAWTALLRECLAPMGSAAVLISAPSWESVSSLFEDNRHAVLLTLPALQPAPGRCSLPTVLLLEHEPDTAPVGVSDWLVFDALDAGMLRRCLRHVRERGVLENTLQRLAEQDPLTGIANRQGFQTLLAARLAENDGRGLALGHLDLDNFRHANDALGHQAGDRLILQVVARLKSQLEAGDQLARLGSDEFALLIDTRRAPQRAEWMAERITEALAEPYWVDGESLLIGSSLGIAHARAQAGADPLMWHAHIAMQQAKSTQGCTFHIFNERINRNARSMADLESELRRALRRDELELHYQPRLNLEDGQIVGLEALVRWRHGERGLLPPSEFVPLAEQSGLIVPLGYWVISRALRDMQALRERGLPALHMAINLSFRQFQDSQLLPTLSRLIAERGVEAQWLEFELTETAVMRRSDLVKQTMDALGRLGVRFSLDDFGTGFSSFVHLNSLPITLLKIDKSFVGGMEQREENRKLVHAMINLAHNLHLEVVAEGVETPEQLELLRGFGCDQVQGYLISRPLPLAELVEYLTFGSSQQVSVEAV, from the coding sequence TTGTCTACGCCTGTCGAACCCTTGCGTTTGCTGCTACTGGCCGAAGAGCCAGCGTGGACAGCGTTATTGCGTGAGTGTCTGGCTCCGATGGGGAGCGCGGCGGTGCTGATCAGCGCGCCGAGCTGGGAGTCGGTCAGCAGTTTGTTCGAAGACAACCGCCACGCGGTGTTGTTGACCCTTCCTGCGTTGCAACCGGCACCCGGCCGCTGCAGCCTGCCAACGGTATTGCTGCTGGAACACGAACCGGACACCGCGCCGGTTGGCGTCAGTGACTGGCTGGTGTTCGACGCCCTCGACGCCGGCATGCTACGACGTTGTCTGCGCCATGTGCGCGAGCGCGGCGTTCTCGAAAATACCCTGCAACGCCTCGCCGAACAGGATCCGCTGACCGGCATCGCCAACCGTCAGGGTTTCCAGACCTTGCTCGCCGCGCGCCTCGCGGAAAACGACGGCCGCGGCCTGGCCCTCGGGCATCTTGATCTCGACAACTTCCGCCACGCCAACGACGCCCTCGGTCATCAGGCAGGCGATCGCTTGATCCTGCAAGTGGTCGCACGATTGAAAAGCCAGCTGGAGGCCGGCGATCAGCTGGCGCGGCTGGGCAGCGACGAGTTTGCCCTGCTGATCGACACCCGCCGCGCTCCGCAGCGCGCCGAGTGGATGGCCGAACGTATCACCGAAGCACTCGCCGAGCCTTATTGGGTCGATGGCGAAAGTCTGCTGATCGGCTCCAGCCTCGGCATCGCCCACGCCCGCGCACAGGCTGGCGCTGACCCGCTGATGTGGCACGCGCACATCGCCATGCAGCAGGCCAAAAGCACGCAGGGCTGCACTTTTCATATCTTCAACGAGCGGATCAACCGCAACGCGCGGAGCATGGCTGACCTCGAAAGCGAGCTGCGCCGGGCGTTGCGTCGCGATGAGCTGGAACTGCATTACCAGCCACGCCTGAATCTTGAGGACGGCCAGATTGTCGGCCTCGAAGCCTTGGTGCGCTGGCGCCATGGCGAACGTGGTTTGCTGCCGCCGAGTGAGTTCGTGCCGTTGGCCGAGCAGAGTGGTTTGATTGTGCCGCTGGGTTACTGGGTGATTTCCCGGGCGCTGCGTGACATGCAGGCGCTGCGCGAACGCGGGCTGCCGGCGCTGCACATGGCGATCAACCTGTCGTTCCGCCAGTTTCAGGACAGTCAGTTGTTGCCGACACTCAGTCGCTTGATTGCCGAGCGCGGTGTCGAAGCGCAGTGGCTGGAATTCGAACTGACCGAAACCGCGGTGATGCGCCGCAGCGATCTGGTCAAACAGACCATGGACGCTCTCGGCCGCCTCGGTGTGCGTTTCTCGCTGGATGATTTCGGTACCGGTTTCTCGTCGTTCGTGCACCTCAACAGCCTGCCGATCACCTTGCTGAAGATCGACAAGAGCTTCGTCGGCGGCATGGAGCAGCGCGAAGAGAACCGCAAACTGGTGCACGCGATGATCAATCTCGCGCACAACCTGCATCTGGAAGTGGTGGCGGAAGGAGTGGAAACTCCGGAGCAACTGGAACTGCTGCGCGGATTTGGTTGCGATCAAGTGCAGGGTTATCTGATCAGCCGGCCGTTGCCGTTGGCGGAGTTGGTTGAATACCTGACATTTGGCTCAAGCCAACAGGTTTCTGTGGAGGCTGTTTAA
- a CDS encoding gamma-glutamyl-gamma-aminobutyrate hydrolase family protein (Members of this family of hydrolases with an active site Cys residue belong to MEROPS family C26.), with protein sequence MTVVAISQRVDTLPERGESRDALDQRLIAFVLAAGFIPVPVPNGWQSPDDLDRWLTAVNPQAIVLSGGNDIGQCPARDQTESGLLDHAQARHLPLLGICRGMQMLAHWSGVSLKPVTGHVRTRHQLSGQIAAEVNSYHTLALADCPPGFEVLARSEDGEIEAIRHLQLPWQGWMWHPERESDFAAHDLQRLQQLFGETESTEELTG encoded by the coding sequence ATGACAGTGGTCGCGATCAGCCAGCGTGTCGACACACTCCCTGAGCGCGGCGAAAGCCGTGATGCGCTGGATCAGCGCCTGATCGCGTTTGTGCTGGCGGCAGGCTTTATCCCTGTGCCAGTGCCCAACGGCTGGCAATCACCCGATGACCTCGATCGCTGGCTGACAGCGGTAAACCCGCAAGCCATCGTGCTGTCGGGCGGCAATGACATCGGTCAGTGCCCGGCCCGTGATCAGACCGAAAGCGGTCTGCTGGATCACGCACAGGCGCGCCATCTGCCGTTGTTGGGGATTTGCCGGGGTATGCAAATGCTGGCGCACTGGTCGGGTGTATCGTTGAAACCGGTCACCGGCCATGTACGCACCCGGCATCAGCTATCCGGGCAGATCGCCGCCGAGGTCAACAGCTATCACACCCTCGCCCTCGCCGATTGCCCGCCAGGGTTTGAAGTGCTGGCGCGCAGCGAGGACGGCGAAATCGAAGCGATCCGTCACCTTCAACTGCCGTGGCAGGGCTGGATGTGGCACCCGGAGCGCGAAAGCGATTTCGCAGCGCACGACCTTCAGCGCCTGCAACAACTGTTTGGCGAAACCGAATCCACTGAAGAACTCACGGGATAG
- a CDS encoding phosphocholine cytidylyltransferase family protein — translation MKAIILAAGRGSRMKSLTDERPKCLVELRGKPLLEWQLESLRAAGISDIAVVTGYKRELLAERGLSEFHNPRWAETNMVSSLACAESWLDGEPCIVSYSDIFYSAVAVQSLINSEAALAVTYDPNWLQLWTERFGDPLLDAETFRLTAAHTLAEIGNKPQSVDDVQGQYMGLLRFTPEGWAEVVRLRAELSPQQRDSMHMTNTLQRVIDAGRVPIEAVAYTGEWGEVDSSEDLSVYQ, via the coding sequence GTGAAAGCCATTATTCTGGCTGCCGGACGTGGCAGTCGCATGAAAAGCCTCACTGATGAACGTCCAAAATGTCTGGTCGAATTGCGCGGTAAACCGCTGCTGGAATGGCAGCTGGAGTCGTTGCGTGCAGCGGGTATCAGCGACATCGCGGTGGTCACCGGTTACAAGCGCGAGCTGCTGGCAGAGCGTGGTCTGAGCGAGTTTCACAACCCGCGCTGGGCCGAAACCAACATGGTTTCGTCACTGGCCTGCGCCGAGTCCTGGCTTGATGGCGAGCCATGCATCGTCAGCTATTCGGATATTTTCTACAGCGCTGTGGCCGTGCAGTCGTTGATCAACAGCGAGGCAGCGCTGGCCGTCACCTACGACCCCAACTGGTTGCAGCTGTGGACCGAGCGCTTCGGCGACCCGTTGCTGGATGCCGAAACCTTTCGCCTGACCGCCGCGCACACGCTGGCCGAAATCGGCAACAAGCCGCAATCAGTGGACGATGTTCAGGGGCAGTACATGGGGCTTTTGCGCTTCACTCCCGAAGGCTGGGCGGAAGTCGTGCGGCTGCGCGCCGAACTGTCGCCGCAGCAACGCGACAGCATGCACATGACCAACACCCTGCAACGCGTTATCGATGCCGGTCGTGTGCCGATCGAAGCTGTCGCCTACACCGGCGAATGGGGAGAGGTCGACTCCAGTGAAGACCTCTCGGTGTATCAATAA
- a CDS encoding methyl-accepting chemotaxis protein has product MSQPRARIASQLGLALAVILAIVISGSTVFALRSLDSANLATREEHLASEARLLADQLSTFHGTLRESTQRLSGLFEKRFSAGLSIHPSEPVTVAGTQTPGLHLGSEVLNNNFKEVDEFKQMTAGVATLFVRSGEDFVRVSTSLTKQDGTRAIGTLLDHAHPAYAKLMAGQSYVGRALLFDRSYMTQYTPVRDGSGKVIAVLFVGFDYTDAQNAQFDNLKRFRIGQTGSLALLDEQSKWLVAPAGVQALDQAIPVIKDLAKSPGKGQFWGDKSEDFYSVAVPFDGGPWSVVASMPKAEIRAVTWSVGTQLAIGSLLAMLLAVGSVVWLLRSKLAPLSDLVRQAEALGAGDLSVRLNVSSNDEIGQLSRAFNQMSQALSTMVEHIRRSSEEVNSRAQALSGLSGGAYEGMEQQSGEITSMAGAVEEFSATSLNIADNMGATQRLAQENAQQTQIGRSSMEEASSSLEQIAGALNSTATVINTLGQRSQEIGGIVGVITSIAEQTNLLALNAAIEAARAGEQGRGFAVVADEVRSLASRTRQATDEISSMIHSIQQETGNAISTMEQGNVLMQEGLSRNANVASALARIDEQSRSAGQQFAAITTATQEQSSTATLLSSNLQSIALANSEQREVVSNLAVTAKELEKLAADLRQEVDRFR; this is encoded by the coding sequence ATGTCTCAACCTCGCGCTCGGATCGCCTCACAGTTAGGTCTCGCCCTCGCCGTGATACTGGCGATAGTCATCAGTGGCAGTACGGTGTTCGCCCTGCGTTCGCTGGATTCCGCCAACCTCGCTACCCGTGAAGAGCATCTGGCCAGTGAGGCGCGGCTGCTGGCCGACCAACTGAGCACCTTTCACGGCACGCTGCGTGAAAGCACCCAACGCCTGAGCGGGTTGTTCGAAAAGCGCTTCAGCGCGGGTCTGAGCATTCACCCGAGTGAACCGGTGACGGTGGCCGGCACCCAGACCCCGGGCCTGCACCTGGGCAGCGAAGTGTTGAACAACAACTTCAAGGAAGTCGACGAGTTCAAGCAGATGACCGCCGGCGTCGCCACGCTGTTCGTGCGCAGCGGCGAAGACTTCGTACGGGTCAGCACCTCGCTGACCAAGCAGGACGGCACTCGCGCCATTGGCACCTTGCTTGACCACGCGCACCCGGCGTACGCGAAGTTGATGGCGGGGCAGAGCTATGTCGGCCGCGCGTTGCTGTTCGATCGTTCCTACATGACCCAATACACCCCGGTGCGCGATGGCAGCGGCAAGGTGATTGCGGTGCTGTTCGTCGGCTTCGATTACACCGATGCTCAAAACGCCCAGTTCGACAACCTCAAGCGCTTCCGCATTGGCCAGACCGGCTCGCTGGCGCTGCTCGATGAGCAGAGCAAATGGCTGGTTGCACCGGCAGGTGTGCAGGCGTTGGATCAAGCGATTCCAGTGATCAAGGATCTGGCGAAATCGCCGGGCAAAGGTCAGTTCTGGGGCGACAAGTCCGAAGATTTCTACAGCGTCGCGGTGCCGTTTGATGGTGGCCCGTGGTCGGTGGTAGCAAGCATGCCGAAAGCCGAAATCCGCGCAGTGACGTGGAGCGTCGGTACGCAACTGGCGATCGGCAGTCTGTTGGCGATGCTGCTGGCGGTCGGTTCCGTGGTCTGGTTGCTGCGTAGCAAACTGGCGCCACTGAGCGATCTCGTCCGTCAGGCGGAAGCCTTGGGCGCCGGCGATCTGAGCGTGCGCCTGAACGTGTCGAGCAACGACGAAATCGGTCAGCTGTCCCGCGCGTTCAACCAGATGAGCCAAGCGCTGTCGACGATGGTCGAGCACATCCGCCGCTCTTCGGAAGAGGTCAACAGCCGTGCGCAGGCACTGTCCGGTTTGTCCGGCGGTGCCTACGAAGGCATGGAGCAGCAGTCTGGCGAAATCACCAGCATGGCCGGCGCGGTGGAAGAGTTCAGCGCGACCTCGCTGAATATTGCCGACAACATGGGCGCGACCCAGCGTCTGGCGCAGGAAAACGCCCAGCAAACCCAGATTGGCCGCAGCTCGATGGAAGAGGCGTCGTCCTCGCTGGAGCAAATCGCTGGCGCCCTGAACAGCACCGCCACCGTGATCAACACCCTCGGTCAGCGCTCGCAGGAAATCGGCGGCATCGTCGGTGTGATTACTTCGATTGCCGAGCAAACCAACTTGCTGGCGCTCAACGCGGCCATCGAAGCGGCCCGTGCCGGCGAACAAGGTCGCGGCTTTGCCGTCGTAGCCGATGAAGTGCGTAGCCTGGCCTCGCGCACTCGTCAGGCGACTGATGAAATTTCCAGCATGATCCACAGCATCCAGCAGGAAACCGGCAACGCGATCAGCACCATGGAGCAGGGCAATGTGCTGATGCAGGAAGGCTTGTCGCGTAACGCCAACGTCGCTTCGGCGCTGGCGCGCATTGATGAGCAGAGCCGTTCGGCGGGGCAGCAGTTTGCCGCGATTACCACCGCGACCCAAGAGCAGAGCAGCACCGCCACGCTGCTGAGCAGCAATTTGCAGAGCATTGCGCTGGCCAACAGTGAGCAGCGCGAAGTGGTATCCAACCTGGCAGTCACTGCCAAGGAACTGGAGAAGCTGGCCGCCGATCTGCGTCAGGAGGTGGACCGGTTCCGTTAA
- a CDS encoding xanthine phosphoribosyltransferase has translation MEALQQKIREQGIVLSDQVLKVDAFLNHQIDPALMKLIGDEFASLFKDSGITKIVTIEASGIAPAIMTGLNLGVPVIFARKQQSLTLTENLLSATVYSFTKKTESTVAISPRHLTSSDRVLIIDDFLANGKASQALISIIKQAGATVAGLGIVIEKSFQGGRAELDSQGYRVESLARVKSLTGGVVTFIE, from the coding sequence ATGGAAGCATTGCAGCAGAAAATCCGCGAACAAGGCATTGTGCTTTCCGACCAGGTCCTGAAGGTCGACGCCTTCCTGAACCACCAGATCGACCCGGCCCTGATGAAGCTGATCGGCGACGAATTCGCCTCGCTGTTCAAGGACTCGGGCATCACCAAGATCGTCACCATCGAAGCCTCGGGCATCGCTCCGGCGATCATGACCGGTCTGAACCTCGGCGTGCCGGTGATCTTCGCCCGCAAGCAACAGTCCCTGACCCTGACGGAAAACCTGCTGTCGGCGACCGTTTACTCGTTCACCAAGAAGACCGAAAGCACCGTGGCCATCTCCCCGCGCCACCTGACCAGCAGCGACCGCGTGCTGATCATCGACGACTTCCTGGCCAACGGTAAGGCCTCGCAGGCGCTGATCTCGATCATCAAACAGGCCGGCGCGACCGTTGCCGGTCTGGGCATCGTCATCGAGAAGTCGTTCCAGGGCGGCCGCGCCGAGCTGGACTCGCAGGGCTACCGCGTCGAATCGCTGGCCCGGGTGAAATCGCTGACGGGTGGCGTCGTTACCTTCATCGAATAA